A section of the Rhodobacteraceae bacterium M382 genome encodes:
- a CDS encoding penicillin-binding protein activator → MFAVFKPARKVALAAISVVSAVALSACNPTGISSGGPTINTSKPVPVALLVPRGSAQSGDAALAQSLENAARLAIADLTNVQIDLRVYDTAGNAGTAATVATQAVNEGARIILGPVYGEAANAVGLAVANRNINVLSFSNNATIAGGNLFILGHTFNNTADRLANFASRQGKGNMLVVHSSDVAGQVGRNAIQQAAGKTAATITGTVAYDLSQQSVIDTIPTIRAQIDSTGSNALFLTSTTAGALPLLTQLLPEAGVDPATTQYIGLTRWDIPAQTLALPGVQGGWFALPDPIMAQRFRSRYEGAYGGGPHPIGGLAYDGIAAIGALVGAGKSDALTGAALTQGAGFQGVGGIFRLRSDGTNERGLAVATIQDKQVVIIDPAPTSFTGAGF, encoded by the coding sequence ATGTTTGCTGTTTTCAAACCCGCCCGCAAGGTGGCGCTTGCCGCTATCAGTGTTGTTTCTGCTGTGGCACTAAGTGCCTGCAACCCCACCGGGATAAGCAGTGGCGGCCCAACCATCAATACCTCAAAGCCAGTTCCGGTCGCTCTTCTTGTGCCCCGCGGGTCTGCCCAATCCGGCGACGCGGCGCTTGCACAGAGCCTGGAGAACGCGGCGCGACTGGCCATTGCCGATTTGACCAACGTCCAGATTGACCTGCGCGTTTACGACACGGCAGGCAATGCAGGCACTGCGGCCACAGTGGCCACACAGGCCGTAAACGAAGGCGCACGGATCATTCTTGGCCCAGTCTATGGTGAGGCCGCAAATGCGGTTGGGCTTGCTGTTGCCAATCGCAATATCAATGTTCTGAGCTTCTCCAACAATGCCACGATTGCAGGTGGCAACCTGTTCATTCTGGGGCACACGTTCAACAACACTGCTGATCGTCTGGCCAATTTTGCCTCCCGTCAGGGCAAGGGCAATATGCTGGTCGTGCACAGCAGCGATGTCGCCGGCCAGGTCGGGCGCAATGCCATACAGCAGGCCGCAGGCAAAACCGCGGCGACGATCACAGGCACCGTCGCCTACGACCTGTCCCAGCAAAGCGTCATCGACACTATTCCGACCATCCGGGCCCAGATCGATTCGACCGGATCCAACGCTCTGTTCCTGACGTCGACAACTGCGGGTGCGCTGCCGCTTCTGACCCAGCTGTTGCCCGAAGCCGGTGTCGACCCGGCCACCACACAGTATATTGGGTTGACCCGTTGGGATATTCCAGCGCAAACCTTGGCTCTGCCCGGGGTACAGGGCGGATGGTTCGCGTTGCCGGACCCGATCATGGCCCAACGGTTCCGCAGCCGGTATGAAGGTGCTTATGGCGGTGGGCCTCACCCCATCGGTGGTCTGGCATATGACGGAATCGCCGCAATCGGGGCATTGGTCGGCGCGGGCAAATCCGACGCCCTGACCGGCGCTGCATTGACCCAAGGTGCCGGGTTCCAGGGTGTAGGCGGCATTTTCCGCCTGCGTTCTGATGGTACCAACGAGCGCGGCCTGGCCGTGGCAACCATTCAAGATAAACAGGTCGTCATCATTGACCCAGCCCCTACAAGCTTCACCGGTGCCGGATTCTAA